A window of Amphiprion ocellaris isolate individual 3 ecotype Okinawa chromosome 12, ASM2253959v1, whole genome shotgun sequence contains these coding sequences:
- the matn3a gene encoding matrilin-3a isoform X2 — protein MFDVFPGRLLICGSGGTPAGLLLRDRQLTDRQTDRHGDRMKSALWSLLLCAALLRSGVQATFPLSAGDPQLIAAQSYAQSRNNGRPPLRTLNLAKTDSQCRSRPLDLVFIIDSSRSVRPGEFEKVKIFLADMVDTLDVGSDATRVAVVNYASTVKIEFLLKDHFNKPDLKKAISRIEPLAAGTMTGLAIKTAVNEAFTEQSGARPRSRNISKVAIIVTDGRPQDQVEDVSAAARASGIEIYAVGVDRADMQSLQLMASIPLEDHVFYVETYGVIEKLTSKFRETLCGVDPCAMGHDCEHICVNSNASYYCKCRIGYILNADKKTCSLKQVKVEVVEDPCKCEARLAFQKQTQAALQQLTAKLADVSGRIERLENMVGRA, from the exons ATGTTTGACGTGTTTCCCGGACGTCTCCTCATATGTGGGAGCGGAGGGACCCCCGCAGGGCTGCTCCTCAGGGACAGacagctgacagacagacagacagacagacacggTGACAGGATGAAGTCTGCTCTCTGGAGCCTCCTGCTCTGCGCTGCGCTGCTGCGCTCCGGTGTCCAGGCCACATTCCCGCTGAGCGCAGGAGACCCGCAGCTCATAGCCGCTCAGAGCTACGCTCAGAGCAGAAATAATGGTCGACCACCGCTCAGGACCCTCAATCTAGCAA AGACAGACTCTCAGTGCAGGAGCCGTCCCCTGGACCTGGTCTTCATCATTGACAGCTCTCGCAGCGTCCGTCCTGGTGAGTTTGAGAAGGTCAAAATCTTCCTGGCCGACATGGTTGACACGCTCGACGTGGGCTCGGATGCCACCAGAGTGGCTGTAGTCAACTATGCCAGCACAGTGAAGATCGAGTTCCTGCTGAAAGACCATTTCAATAAACCCGACCTGAAGAAAGCCATCTCTCGCATCGAGCCCCTGGCGGCTGGAACCATGACCGGCCTGGCCATCAAGACCGCAGTGAACGAAGCCTTCACGGAGCAGTCTGGAGCCCGGCCTCGCTCCAGGAACATCTCCAAAGTGGCCATCATCGTGACGGACGGGAGGCCTCAGGACCAGGTAGAAGACGTGTCTGCTGCAGCCCGGGCCTCGGGCATCGAGATCTACGCCGTCGGTGTGGACCGTGCAGACATGCAGTCTCTGCAGCTGATGGCCAGCatccctctggaggaccacgtCTTCTACGTGGAGACCTATGGAGTCATCGAGAAGCTCACCTCCAAGTTCAGGGAGACCCTGTGCG GTGTGGACCCCTGTGCCATGGGACACGACTGCGAGCACATTTGTGTCAACAGCAACGCCTCCTATTACTGCAAGTGCCGGATTGGTTATATCTTGAATGCGGACAAGAAAACATGTTCCTTGAAAC AAGtgaaggtggaggtggtggaggatcCCTGCAAATGTGAAGCAAGACTGGCTTTCCAGAAGCAGACGCAGGCGGCCTTACAGCAGCTCACAGCCAAGC TAGCCGATGTGTCAGGGAGAATAGAGCGTCTTGAGAACATGGTGGGCCGTGCTTGA
- the matn3a gene encoding matrilin-3a isoform X3, translating to MFDVFPGRLLICGSGGTPAGLLLRDRQLTDRQTDRHGDRMKSALWSLLLCAALLRSGVQATFPLSAGDPQLIAAQSYAQSRNNGRPPLRTLNLAMPRSDYTYRGGYHYHYQPPRIPPPVVYRPIPLSPPVTYHRPSVPMPPYHHHHRFNGPHMHHIYKGLSPPVSHHPHHRVKGPFPYKMKGPCPTKSDPTVAPTPVVHPPTVIPTLPETTMLPTLPATTAAPVTTIMPVVVTTVLPVETTAPVTLLVSTQSGIITTISPVETGVDPCAMGHDCEHICVNSNASYYCKCRIGYILNADKKTCSLKQVKVEVVEDPCKCEARLAFQKQTQAALQQLTAKLADVSGRIERLENMVGRA from the exons ATGTTTGACGTGTTTCCCGGACGTCTCCTCATATGTGGGAGCGGAGGGACCCCCGCAGGGCTGCTCCTCAGGGACAGacagctgacagacagacagacagacagacacggTGACAGGATGAAGTCTGCTCTCTGGAGCCTCCTGCTCTGCGCTGCGCTGCTGCGCTCCGGTGTCCAGGCCACATTCCCGCTGAGCGCAGGAGACCCGCAGCTCATAGCCGCTCAGAGCTACGCTCAGAGCAGAAATAATGGTCGACCACCGCTCAGGACCCTCAATCTAGCAA TGCCCAGAAGTGATTACACGTATAGAGGAGGGTATCACTACCACTACCAGCCACCCAGGATCCCTCCACCGGTAGTGTATCGACCTATTCCTCTGTCTCCACCAGTGACTTACCACAGACCCTCAGTCCCCATGCCGCCTTATCACCATCACCACAGGTTCAATGGGCCTCATATGCATCACATATACAAAGGCCTGTCCCCACCAGTATCTCACCATCCCCATCATAGAGTCAAAGGCCCGTTCCCTTACAAAATGAAAGGCCCCTGCCCGACAAAGTCAGACCCAACAGTAGCACCAACACCTGTGGTCCACCCCCCTACCGTCATACCAACTCTGCCAGAGACAACAATGCTGCCAACTCTACCAGCAACCACAGCAGCACCGGTGACAACCATCATGCCAGTGGTGGTGACCACTGTGCTGCCTGTGGAGACCACCGCTCCTGTGACGCTACTGGTCAGTACCCAAAGCggcatcatcaccaccatcagtCCTGTGGAGACAG GTGTGGACCCCTGTGCCATGGGACACGACTGCGAGCACATTTGTGTCAACAGCAACGCCTCCTATTACTGCAAGTGCCGGATTGGTTATATCTTGAATGCGGACAAGAAAACATGTTCCTTGAAAC AAGtgaaggtggaggtggtggaggatcCCTGCAAATGTGAAGCAAGACTGGCTTTCCAGAAGCAGACGCAGGCGGCCTTACAGCAGCTCACAGCCAAGC TAGCCGATGTGTCAGGGAGAATAGAGCGTCTTGAGAACATGGTGGGCCGTGCTTGA
- the matn3a gene encoding matrilin-3a isoform X4, with protein sequence MFDVFPGRLLICGSGGTPAGLLLRDRQLTDRQTDRHGDRMKSALWSLLLCAALLRSGVQATFPLSAGDPQLIAAQSYAQSRNNGRPPLRTLNLAMPRSDYTYRGGYHYHYQPPRIPPPVVYRPIPLSPPVTYHRPSVPMPPYHHHHRFNGPHMHHIYKGLSPPVSHHPHHRVKGPFPYKMKGPCPTKSDPTVAPTPVVHPPTVIPTLPETTMLPTLPATTAAPVTTIMPVVVTTVLPVETTAPVTLLVSTQSGIITTISPVETEVKVEVVEDPCKCEARLAFQKQTQAALQQLTAKLADVSGRIERLENMVGRA encoded by the exons ATGTTTGACGTGTTTCCCGGACGTCTCCTCATATGTGGGAGCGGAGGGACCCCCGCAGGGCTGCTCCTCAGGGACAGacagctgacagacagacagacagacagacacggTGACAGGATGAAGTCTGCTCTCTGGAGCCTCCTGCTCTGCGCTGCGCTGCTGCGCTCCGGTGTCCAGGCCACATTCCCGCTGAGCGCAGGAGACCCGCAGCTCATAGCCGCTCAGAGCTACGCTCAGAGCAGAAATAATGGTCGACCACCGCTCAGGACCCTCAATCTAGCAA TGCCCAGAAGTGATTACACGTATAGAGGAGGGTATCACTACCACTACCAGCCACCCAGGATCCCTCCACCGGTAGTGTATCGACCTATTCCTCTGTCTCCACCAGTGACTTACCACAGACCCTCAGTCCCCATGCCGCCTTATCACCATCACCACAGGTTCAATGGGCCTCATATGCATCACATATACAAAGGCCTGTCCCCACCAGTATCTCACCATCCCCATCATAGAGTCAAAGGCCCGTTCCCTTACAAAATGAAAGGCCCCTGCCCGACAAAGTCAGACCCAACAGTAGCACCAACACCTGTGGTCCACCCCCCTACCGTCATACCAACTCTGCCAGAGACAACAATGCTGCCAACTCTACCAGCAACCACAGCAGCACCGGTGACAACCATCATGCCAGTGGTGGTGACCACTGTGCTGCCTGTGGAGACCACCGCTCCTGTGACGCTACTGGTCAGTACCCAAAGCggcatcatcaccaccatcagtCCTGTGGAGACAG AAGtgaaggtggaggtggtggaggatcCCTGCAAATGTGAAGCAAGACTGGCTTTCCAGAAGCAGACGCAGGCGGCCTTACAGCAGCTCACAGCCAAGC TAGCCGATGTGTCAGGGAGAATAGAGCGTCTTGAGAACATGGTGGGCCGTGCTTGA
- the ttc32 gene encoding tetratricopeptide repeat protein 32 produces the protein MEEDNSQILEDAHSEFKKRNFNQAEELYTKFISSCLLSRECDAGSLAAAYNNRGQIKYLRVDFHEAVEDYTSAIQADKHFEIPFYNRGLIHYRLGFFDDAKSDFQQALKLNPHFEDAKVSLQQTLLDQQEKINRGY, from the exons ATGGAGGAAGACAATTCCCAAATACTCGAAGATGCTCATTCCGAGTTTAAAAAGCGGAATTTTAACCAGGCAGAGGAACTGTACACAAAGTTTATCTCTTCCTGCTTACTGTCCAG GGAATGTGACGCTGGCAGTTTGGCCGCTGCTTATAACAACCGCGGACAGATAAAGTACCTCCGGGTGGATTTTCATGAAGCAGTGGAGGACTACACCTCTGCAATACAGGCTGACAAACACTTTGAAATCCCTTTCTACAACAGAGGACTCATCCACTATAGATTAG GCTTTTTTGACGACGCCAAGAGTGATTTCCAGCAAGCATTAAAGCTCAATCCACACTTTGAAGATGCCAAAGTGAGCCTACAACAGACACTTCTGGACCAACAGGAGAAGATAAACAGAGGATACTGA
- the LOC111574500 gene encoding uncharacterized protein LOC111574500, with protein sequence MWQLTNILLWNLMAAVIVSGQARPKVKLSSQSSSGLTSDCVGNLMRLRLDKALAVGNQLEVEAINGTQHIVLTPSLAAQCGYSMESDPWGNTRIYTSLLGCYVDNKDDTTFNVGMKLRMYRNSPLDMISHDVSQTCSYSRWASREILCDRNYMEVSKYMSTPDSPSDPKGQTQEFKDEHSNINAVPGVSGAEHGIWKMTFFTPEPVAMVLREAEQAGYSAMTTANRLVVRSPYNTAETYTEDVAGIPMEVFKVSAYYKAPHGLSIVNLAAACPTGGVLFTEDSISWHVPRRVTPLMDSRFRIVEMHMGINGQRLDKSQMAARGYTLSVTDFHIVTEIPVGSPDGYYKSHAPDYQYHITYTVEPMLEVLWRGDNAQDDTRYKILFPITTPLMPQTPHAEDLTVPEDGVFRVRLGSFLHDVELKNITFSTGVLTVEESNARGFNVLEHIFPNGTKGYSLQVAFDADVVLKHNPEALVTTYSLPLVFGFIILPEETPFAHPLDFQVSLQDVVLPTLTGTCDRNRFYVSVEYGSQGRNFQTTVGFQPLTPELAESYDFQDNGTHFSLVMPYTARETKFELFTSHFVRARLDIRLLDMNNQWTLGDLYLACDFPLTTTTCYSNGTITALALKVESVPSLNPSWLTLRDPSCKPVYSDDRFAYFSFPADSCGTTRTFFDNYMLYENEISISYFEDVADNDSPIDPEYRQTVSCYYIVNKTETIAFSYRPRTYDPKAEIGTGQLMVQMRLAKDASYDHFYEGQDFPVVKYLRQPLYFEVELMQSSDPHLELILENCWATLQEDRTSLPSWDIIVDSCENSDDSYTTTFHPVMSDTRVAVPSHVKRFSIKMFAFIKDEAVLKDEIFVHCDAVICDTNSQADGACRGQCVHPTGTKSSQHHGIKSSKREQRNADSTHQTLISSGAIVVLD encoded by the exons ATGTGGCAGCTTACGAACAT TTTGTTATGGAacttgatggctgcagtaatcGTCTCGGGTCAAGCAAGGCCAAAAGTGAAGCTCAGCTCGCAGTCAA gcAGTGGTTTAACGTCAGACTGTGTTGGTAATCTAATGAGGCTGAGGCTGGACAAGGCTCTCGCAGTGGGGAACCAGCTCGAGGTGGAAGCCatca ATGGCACCCAGCACATAGTGTTGACACCCAGCCTGGCTGCTCAGTGTGGATACAGCATGGAGTCTGACCCGTGGGGAAACACCAGAATCTACACGTCTCTGCTGGGCTGCTATGTGGACAACAAA GATGATACAACGTTTAATGTTGGCATGAAACTCCGAATGTACAGAAACAGTCCATTGGACATGATTAGTCACGATGTGTCGCAAACATGCAGCTACAGCCGCTGGGCCTCCAGAGAGATTCTCTGTGACAGGAACTACATGGAA gTGTCAAAATACATGTCTACACCTGACTCGCCAAGTGATCCTAAAGGGCAGACTCAGGAATTTAAAGATGAACACTCCAACATCAATGCTGTTCCTGGT GTCTCTGGTGCAGAACATGGCATCTGGAAGATGACATTTTTCACTCCTGAACCAGTGGCGATGGTGCTGCGGGAGGCCGAACAAGCTGGGTACAGCGCCATGACAACCGCCAACCGTCTGGTCGTGCGAAGCCCCTACAATACAGCAGAGACTTACACGGAGGAT GTAGCGGGAATCCCCATGGAAGTCTTCAAGGTGAGCGCCTACTACAAGGCGCCTCACGGTTTGAGTATTGTGAACTTGGCAGCTGCTTGTCCCACGG GTGGCGTCCTCTTCACCGAGGATTCAATCTCCTGGCACGTGCCTCGCCGTGTGACCCCTCTGATGGACAGCAGGTTCAGAATTGTGGAAATGCACATGGGCATCAACGGGCAGCGGCTGGACAAATCTCAGATGGCAGCGAGAGGGTACACACTGTCTGTGACAGATTTCCACATCGTCACAGAGATCCCAGTGGGCTCACCTGATGGTTACTACAAG AGCCATGCCCCAGATTACCAGTACCACATCACCTACACTGTGGAGCCCATGCTTGAAGTACTGTGGAGGGGAGATAATGCCCAAGATGATACTAGATACAAGATTTTGTTCCCAATTACAACCCCTCTGATGCCTCAAACCCCCCATGCAGAAGATC ttACTGTCCCTGAGGATGGTGTGTTCAGGGTCCGCTTGGGATCCTTCCTTCACGATGTGGAGCTGAAGAACATCACATTTTCAACTGGAGTCCTTACAGTTGAGGAGAGCAACGCCAGAGGCTTCAATGTCCTGGAACACATCTTTCCCAACGGAACCAAGGGATACTCGCTACAAGTGGCCTTTGATGCCGACGTGGTCCTGAAGCAT AATCCTGAAGCCTTGGTCACAACCTACTCCCTGCCCTTGGTGTTTGGGTTCATCATCCTGCCAGAAGAAACTCCCTTTGCCCATCCATTGGACTTCCAGGTGTCCCTGCAGGATGTTG TGCTTCCTACACTCACTGGTACCTGTGACCGCAATCGCTTTTACGTCAGCGTGGAATACGGCAGTCAAGGTCGCAACTTTCAGACCACAGTTGGATTTCAGCCACTGACACCTGAGCTGGCTGAGAGCTATGATTTCCAAGACAACGGCACTCACTTTAGCCTTGTCATGCCATACACGGCCAGGGAAACAAAATTTGAG CTGTTTACTTCACACTTTGTCAGAGCCAGACTTGACATTCGGCTTTTGGACATGAACAATCAGTGGACACTCGGTGATCTCTACCTGGCCTGTGATTTCCCTTTAACAACAACCA CGTGCTACTCAAATGGAACAATAACCGCTCTGGCTCTGAAGGTGGAATCTGTGCCCAGTCTTAACCCAAGCTGGTTAACTTTAAGGGACCCATCCTGCAAACCAGTTTATAGCGACGATCGctttgcttatttttctttcccTGCTGATTCCTGTGGGACCACTAGAACA TTCTTTGACAACTACATGCTGTATGAAAATGAGATTAGCATATCTTATTTTGAAGATGTAGCAGACAACGATTCACCAATTGATCCTGAGTACAG GCAAACGGTTTCTTGCTACTACATAGTAAACAAGACTGAGACTATTGCATTCAGCTATAGACCAAGAACATATGATCCAAAAGCAGAGATTGGAACGGGGCAGCTGATGGTGCAAATGAGGCTAGCAAAAG ATGCTTCCTATGACCACTTCTACGAAGGACAAGATTTTCCAGTAGTGAAATATCTGAGGCAGCCTCTGTATTTTGAGGTGGAGCTGATGCAGTCAAGCGATCCCCACCTGGAGCTCATCTTGGAGAACTGTTGGGCAACTCTTCAGGAAGACAGGACGTCTTTACCCAGCTGGGACATCATTGTGGACAG TTGTGAAAACAGTGATGACAGCTACACAACCACCTTTCATCCTGTCATGAGCGACACCAGAGTTGCAGTCCCCTCCCATGTCAAACGCTTCTCTATAAAGATGTTTGCCTTCATCAAAGACGAAGCGGTTCTGAAAGACGAG ATCTTTGTCCACTGTGATGCGGTGATTTGTGACACAAACAGCCAGGCTGATGGTGCTTGCAGAGGCCAGTGTGTGCATCCCACAGGCACAAAGAGCTCTCAGCATCATGGgataaaaagttcaaaaaggG agcAAAGGAATGCAGACTCAACCCATCAAACGCTGATCTCCTCTGGAGCAATTGTTGTATTGGACTGA
- the matn3a gene encoding matrilin-3a isoform X1 gives MFDVFPGRLLICGSGGTPAGLLLRDRQLTDRQTDRHGDRMKSALWSLLLCAALLRSGVQATFPLSAGDPQLIAAQSYAQSRNNGRPPLRTLNLAMPRSDYTYRGGYHYHYQPPRIPPPVVYRPIPLSPPVTYHRPSVPMPPYHHHHRFNGPHMHHIYKGLSPPVSHHPHHRVKGPFPYKMKGPCPTKSDPTVAPTPVVHPPTVIPTLPETTMLPTLPATTAAPVTTIMPVVVTTVLPVETTAPVTLLVSTQSGIITTISPVETETDSQCRSRPLDLVFIIDSSRSVRPGEFEKVKIFLADMVDTLDVGSDATRVAVVNYASTVKIEFLLKDHFNKPDLKKAISRIEPLAAGTMTGLAIKTAVNEAFTEQSGARPRSRNISKVAIIVTDGRPQDQVEDVSAAARASGIEIYAVGVDRADMQSLQLMASIPLEDHVFYVETYGVIEKLTSKFRETLCGVDPCAMGHDCEHICVNSNASYYCKCRIGYILNADKKTCSLKQVKVEVVEDPCKCEARLAFQKQTQAALQQLTAKLADVSGRIERLENMVGRA, from the exons ATGTTTGACGTGTTTCCCGGACGTCTCCTCATATGTGGGAGCGGAGGGACCCCCGCAGGGCTGCTCCTCAGGGACAGacagctgacagacagacagacagacagacacggTGACAGGATGAAGTCTGCTCTCTGGAGCCTCCTGCTCTGCGCTGCGCTGCTGCGCTCCGGTGTCCAGGCCACATTCCCGCTGAGCGCAGGAGACCCGCAGCTCATAGCCGCTCAGAGCTACGCTCAGAGCAGAAATAATGGTCGACCACCGCTCAGGACCCTCAATCTAGCAA TGCCCAGAAGTGATTACACGTATAGAGGAGGGTATCACTACCACTACCAGCCACCCAGGATCCCTCCACCGGTAGTGTATCGACCTATTCCTCTGTCTCCACCAGTGACTTACCACAGACCCTCAGTCCCCATGCCGCCTTATCACCATCACCACAGGTTCAATGGGCCTCATATGCATCACATATACAAAGGCCTGTCCCCACCAGTATCTCACCATCCCCATCATAGAGTCAAAGGCCCGTTCCCTTACAAAATGAAAGGCCCCTGCCCGACAAAGTCAGACCCAACAGTAGCACCAACACCTGTGGTCCACCCCCCTACCGTCATACCAACTCTGCCAGAGACAACAATGCTGCCAACTCTACCAGCAACCACAGCAGCACCGGTGACAACCATCATGCCAGTGGTGGTGACCACTGTGCTGCCTGTGGAGACCACCGCTCCTGTGACGCTACTGGTCAGTACCCAAAGCggcatcatcaccaccatcagtCCTGTGGAGACAG AGACAGACTCTCAGTGCAGGAGCCGTCCCCTGGACCTGGTCTTCATCATTGACAGCTCTCGCAGCGTCCGTCCTGGTGAGTTTGAGAAGGTCAAAATCTTCCTGGCCGACATGGTTGACACGCTCGACGTGGGCTCGGATGCCACCAGAGTGGCTGTAGTCAACTATGCCAGCACAGTGAAGATCGAGTTCCTGCTGAAAGACCATTTCAATAAACCCGACCTGAAGAAAGCCATCTCTCGCATCGAGCCCCTGGCGGCTGGAACCATGACCGGCCTGGCCATCAAGACCGCAGTGAACGAAGCCTTCACGGAGCAGTCTGGAGCCCGGCCTCGCTCCAGGAACATCTCCAAAGTGGCCATCATCGTGACGGACGGGAGGCCTCAGGACCAGGTAGAAGACGTGTCTGCTGCAGCCCGGGCCTCGGGCATCGAGATCTACGCCGTCGGTGTGGACCGTGCAGACATGCAGTCTCTGCAGCTGATGGCCAGCatccctctggaggaccacgtCTTCTACGTGGAGACCTATGGAGTCATCGAGAAGCTCACCTCCAAGTTCAGGGAGACCCTGTGCG GTGTGGACCCCTGTGCCATGGGACACGACTGCGAGCACATTTGTGTCAACAGCAACGCCTCCTATTACTGCAAGTGCCGGATTGGTTATATCTTGAATGCGGACAAGAAAACATGTTCCTTGAAAC AAGtgaaggtggaggtggtggaggatcCCTGCAAATGTGAAGCAAGACTGGCTTTCCAGAAGCAGACGCAGGCGGCCTTACAGCAGCTCACAGCCAAGC TAGCCGATGTGTCAGGGAGAATAGAGCGTCTTGAGAACATGGTGGGCCGTGCTTGA